From a region of the Deltaproteobacteria bacterium HGW-Deltaproteobacteria-18 genome:
- a CDS encoding DNA recombination protein RecN: MLETLRIRNLALIDDVELEFCPGLNVLTGESGAGKSFILRALDFILGERIAADLVRPGREKALVEAVFQLDGEELFLRRELSAKTGRSRLFINDDLGSQERLAELRPKLLMHTSQHGQQRLLSPEHHVEILDAFLADPLILVTQREAREALQAILARKAEVQRRMAGLLERREFLEFQLAEIRKVDPRPGEEEELLRLRDASRQAEKAHALADEAQGLLLGENGLQDALTSLERALAGLGEADESFGEHAREVGRFRDGLSDMVRDLRALGSHQNADFDAEKVEKRLWELQQLQRKLKRSLDSIVALGEEIEENLSFLDESGLALKRLEKDEVLAAKALALATTALNCAREAASVELTAGLKNELVNLGFSEHLRVLVDFRALTIHAGIDELRPRFLWVPNPGLDAQPLDRIASGGELSRFLLAVVSLRTRDQLPALLFDEVDSGIGGQTLIKVAERIRLLAARQQVILITHWPQLARLADEHFAIRKEVHDGVTYTLCASLSPAERQAELARMVGEAPPVTHEPGQASGNFI; encoded by the coding sequence GCATTCGGAATCTGGCCCTCATCGACGATGTCGAGCTTGAATTCTGTCCGGGCCTGAACGTGCTCACCGGCGAATCCGGCGCGGGCAAGTCTTTCATCCTGCGCGCCCTGGATTTCATCCTCGGCGAACGCATCGCCGCCGATCTGGTCCGTCCAGGCCGTGAAAAGGCCCTGGTCGAGGCCGTGTTCCAGCTTGACGGCGAAGAGCTTTTTCTGCGGCGCGAACTCTCCGCCAAGACCGGTCGCAGCCGCCTCTTTATCAACGACGATCTGGGTTCCCAGGAACGTCTGGCAGAACTTCGGCCCAAGCTTTTGATGCACACCAGCCAGCACGGGCAGCAGCGCCTGCTTTCACCGGAGCATCATGTCGAGATCCTGGATGCGTTTCTGGCGGATCCGCTGATTCTCGTCACCCAGCGCGAGGCCCGCGAAGCATTGCAGGCCATTCTGGCGCGCAAGGCCGAGGTGCAGCGGCGCATGGCCGGCCTGCTCGAACGGCGTGAGTTTCTCGAATTTCAACTGGCCGAGATCCGCAAGGTGGACCCTCGCCCCGGCGAGGAAGAGGAACTGCTGCGACTGCGCGATGCGTCCCGCCAAGCCGAGAAGGCCCATGCGCTGGCCGATGAGGCCCAGGGGCTCTTGCTGGGCGAGAACGGGCTGCAGGACGCCCTGACGTCTCTGGAACGCGCTCTGGCCGGGCTAGGTGAGGCCGACGAGAGCTTCGGCGAGCACGCAAGGGAGGTCGGGCGTTTCCGCGATGGCTTGTCCGACATGGTGCGCGACCTGCGCGCCCTTGGTTCGCATCAGAACGCGGATTTCGATGCCGAAAAAGTGGAGAAGAGGTTGTGGGAACTGCAACAGCTGCAGCGCAAGCTCAAGAGGTCCCTGGATTCCATCGTGGCTCTTGGCGAGGAGATCGAGGAAAACCTGTCCTTCCTGGACGAAAGCGGCCTTGCCCTGAAGCGGCTGGAAAAGGACGAGGTCCTGGCCGCCAAAGCCCTGGCCCTGGCCACGACGGCGCTCAATTGCGCGCGGGAGGCAGCTTCCGTCGAGCTGACCGCCGGACTCAAGAACGAACTGGTCAACCTGGGTTTTTCGGAGCATCTGCGGGTTCTGGTGGATTTTCGGGCCCTGACCATCCACGCGGGTATTGACGAGCTTCGGCCCCGGTTTTTATGGGTGCCCAACCCCGGTCTTGATGCGCAGCCTCTTGACCGCATCGCCTCGGGGGGCGAGCTGTCCCGCTTTCTGCTGGCCGTGGTCAGCCTGCGCACCAGGGATCAGCTCCCGGCCCTGCTCTTCGACGAGGTCGATTCGGGCATAGGGGGGCAGACCCTGATCAAGGTCGCCGAGCGTATCCGCCTGCTTGCGGCGCGTCAGCAGGTCATCCTCATTACCCACTGGCCGCAGCTGGCCCGGCTGGCCGACGAACATTTCGCCATTCGCAAGGAAGTTCACGACGGCGTGACCTACACCTTGTGCGCAAGCCTCTCCCCCGCCGAGCGTCAGGCCGAACTGGCCCGCATGGTGGGCGAGGCCCCACCCGTCACCCATGAGCCAGGACAAGCGTCCGGGAATTTCATATGA
- a CDS encoding dihydroorotate dehydrogenase, whose product MIDSQTPCRDLEVLSCRPGSDPSIIDLVLAAPGWTCKPGQFVMLRPAHWGVELVWPRPFSVCDVSDEGLRIIFQTVGRGTRKLAELEPGQKVTVWGPLGRWFRIDESRPNLILAGGVGIAPFVMLARREKTDNLSMLFGHRLDLEHYPYDEIAAHIKSEAMQQKTPADIAQFETVLSERIKALAGVGQVLACGPEPMLKVVQKYCLLHGTDGQVSLENRMGCGVGACLGCVCKTVAGDYVQSCVHGPVFDVRDIELGV is encoded by the coding sequence ATGATCGACAGCCAAACACCATGCCGGGATCTGGAGGTTCTGTCCTGCCGCCCCGGAAGCGACCCTTCCATCATCGACCTTGTCCTCGCCGCGCCGGGTTGGACCTGCAAGCCCGGACAGTTCGTCATGCTTCGCCCTGCGCATTGGGGCGTCGAGCTGGTCTGGCCCCGTCCTTTTTCCGTCTGCGACGTGTCCGACGAGGGCTTGCGCATCATTTTCCAGACCGTGGGGCGCGGCACGCGCAAGCTCGCCGAGCTTGAACCCGGACAGAAAGTCACGGTCTGGGGGCCGCTTGGGCGATGGTTCCGCATCGACGAGTCCCGGCCCAACCTGATCCTGGCCGGAGGGGTTGGCATCGCTCCCTTTGTCATGCTGGCCCGGCGCGAAAAAACGGACAACCTGTCCATGCTTTTCGGGCATCGCCTCGATCTTGAACATTATCCGTACGACGAGATAGCGGCCCATATCAAAAGCGAGGCCATGCAGCAGAAAACCCCGGCCGACATCGCCCAGTTCGAGACGGTGCTCTCGGAGCGCATCAAGGCATTGGCCGGTGTCGGACAGGTGCTGGCCTGCGGACCGGAACCCATGCTGAAAGTCGTGCAGAAATACTGCCTCCTGCACGGCACGGATGGCCAGGTTTCCCTGGAAAATCGGATGGGCTGCGGTGTTGGGGCATGTCTTGGCTGCGTCTGCAAGACCGTGGCCGGGGATTACGTGCAAAGTTGCGTGCACGGTCCCGTCTTCGATGTGCGCGACATAGAGCTGGGGGTATAG
- a CDS encoding dihydroorotate dehydrogenase: protein MDQTVKLGPLTLKNPIITASGTFGYGLEFMRYGDLSAIGAICLKGISLAPRAGNPMPRIAETPCGMLNAIGLQNVGVEKFLKEKLPYIPAGATLIANLYAQTAEDFGELAGIFSTEDKISALEVNISCPNVREGGVQFGQDPLMAAQVVGAVKKRAGDKPVIVKLSPNVTDVRVIARAAVDAGADMLSLINTLAGMSVDIRKRRSRLANVVGGLSGPAIKPVALRMVHQVSGAVNVPIIGMGGITSAEDVLEFILVGAHAVQIGTYNFMRPDNAFRLVEEVRVLAESLGIASWDEFRGTLQV, encoded by the coding sequence ATGGATCAAACAGTCAAACTTGGACCCCTGACACTCAAGAATCCGATCATCACCGCCTCGGGCACCTTCGGGTACGGCCTTGAGTTCATGCGCTACGGCGACCTTTCCGCCATCGGTGCGATCTGCCTCAAGGGCATCTCCCTGGCTCCGCGCGCGGGCAATCCCATGCCGCGCATAGCCGAGACCCCCTGCGGCATGCTCAATGCCATCGGCCTGCAGAACGTGGGCGTGGAAAAATTTCTCAAAGAGAAGCTGCCCTACATCCCTGCCGGAGCGACGCTCATTGCCAACCTCTACGCCCAGACCGCCGAGGATTTTGGCGAGTTGGCCGGGATTTTTTCGACCGAGGACAAGATTTCGGCCCTTGAGGTCAACATCTCGTGTCCCAATGTGCGCGAGGGCGGCGTCCAGTTCGGCCAGGACCCGCTCATGGCCGCGCAGGTTGTCGGTGCGGTGAAGAAGCGGGCCGGGGACAAGCCGGTCATCGTCAAACTCAGCCCCAACGTGACCGATGTGCGCGTCATTGCCAGGGCGGCCGTGGATGCGGGGGCGGACATGCTCTCGCTCATCAACACGCTCGCGGGCATGTCCGTGGACATCCGCAAGCGCAGGAGCCGTCTGGCCAACGTGGTCGGCGGGCTTTCGGGCCCGGCCATCAAGCCCGTGGCCCTGCGCATGGTCCATCAGGTGTCGGGCGCCGTGAATGTGCCGATCATCGGCATGGGCGGCATCACCAGCGCCGAGGACGTGCTGGAGTTCATCCTGGTGGGGGCGCACGCGGTGCAGATCGGCACGTACAACTTCATGCGCCCGGACAACGCCTTTCGCCTGGTCGAAGAGGTGCGGGTGCTGGCCGAGTCGTTGGGGATCGCCTCCTGGGACGAGTTCCGGGGGACGCTTCAGGTGTAA
- a CDS encoding methionyl-tRNA formyltransferase translates to MAEREKRRVKVVFMGTPDFAAVSLKHLLDWGGCDIVGVYCQPDRPCGRGQVCTAPPVKLLAMEAQLPVFQPLNFKQQADVDQLAALEPDLLLVAAYGLILPRTVLDIPKLGAINVHASLLPEYRGAAPIQRAIMDGRPVTGITIMQMEAGLDTGDILLQRSRAIGITDTAQTLHDELAEMGGKLLVEALEKMDQGRLVRIPQDHARATYAAKLSKEEGRIDWNQPALAVHNRIRGLFPWPGSWFDWDGMPGKTLRLTVHPGTIGDPLPEGAQPGEIHGVADDSVLIACSDRLYAVPVIKPANSKPLRGREFYCGYLSRCSGDHLLKTEPSCPSE, encoded by the coding sequence ATGGCTGAAAGAGAAAAACGAAGAGTGAAAGTCGTATTCATGGGCACGCCCGATTTCGCGGCCGTGTCCCTCAAACACCTTCTTGACTGGGGCGGCTGCGACATCGTTGGAGTCTATTGCCAGCCTGACCGTCCCTGCGGCCGTGGACAGGTCTGCACGGCTCCGCCGGTAAAGCTGCTGGCCATGGAGGCGCAACTCCCCGTATTCCAGCCCCTGAACTTCAAGCAGCAAGCGGACGTGGACCAGTTGGCGGCCCTTGAGCCGGACCTTCTGCTCGTCGCGGCCTACGGTCTGATCCTGCCCCGCACGGTGCTGGATATCCCCAAACTCGGCGCCATCAACGTGCACGCTTCCCTTTTGCCCGAGTACCGGGGCGCGGCACCCATTCAGCGCGCCATCATGGACGGGCGTCCCGTGACAGGCATCACCATCATGCAGATGGAGGCGGGCCTCGACACCGGCGACATCCTGCTGCAGCGCAGCCGCGCCATCGGCATCACGGACACGGCCCAGACCCTTCACGACGAACTGGCCGAGATGGGCGGTAAGCTTCTCGTAGAGGCACTGGAAAAGATGGACCAGGGACGCCTCGTACGCATCCCCCAGGACCACGCCCGGGCCACCTATGCCGCCAAGCTTTCCAAGGAAGAGGGACGCATCGACTGGAACCAACCCGCGCTGGCCGTGCACAACCGCATCCGCGGCCTTTTCCCCTGGCCCGGATCCTGGTTCGATTGGGACGGCATGCCCGGCAAGACCCTGCGTCTGACCGTGCACCCGGGCACCATCGGCGATCCCCTGCCCGAAGGCGCACAGCCCGGCGAAATTCATGGCGTGGCCGACGACAGCGTGCTCATCGCCTGCAGCGATCGCCTTTACGCGGTGCCGGTCATCAAGCCCGCAAACAGCAAGCCCCTGCGCGGCCGAGAGTTCTATTGCGGCTATTTGAGCCGCTGTTCCGGCGACCATCTGCTCAAAACCGAACCTTCCTGCCCGAGCGAATAA
- the def gene encoding peptide deformylase — MSRSIITYPHPVLAKKAAPVTEITEEIRALAAEMLEIMYQDKGIGLAAPQVAESIRLITVDLSGPDKREDPHVFVNPVLSNFEGTVESEEGCLSVVGYRTTVKRAERLHLSATDLDGNPVEMDADDLMAICLQHEVDHLDGVLFIDKISKLKRTLYERKLKKWLKEKNEE, encoded by the coding sequence ATGTCGAGATCGATCATTACCTATCCCCACCCGGTGCTGGCCAAAAAGGCGGCGCCGGTGACGGAGATAACCGAAGAAATACGAGCCCTTGCCGCCGAGATGCTTGAAATCATGTACCAGGACAAAGGCATCGGCCTGGCAGCGCCGCAAGTGGCGGAGAGCATCCGCCTCATCACCGTGGATTTAAGCGGCCCGGACAAGCGCGAAGACCCGCACGTCTTCGTCAATCCCGTCCTTTCCAACTTCGAAGGCACCGTGGAGTCCGAGGAAGGATGCCTGTCCGTCGTCGGCTACCGCACCACGGTGAAACGCGCCGAGCGCCTGCACCTGTCCGCCACGGACCTTGACGGCAACCCGGTGGAGATGGATGCCGATGACCTCATGGCCATCTGCCTGCAGCACGAGGTGGATCACCTCGATGGCGTGCTGTTCATCGACAAGATCAGCAAATTGAAGCGCACCCTGTATGAAAGAAAGCTCAAAAAATGGCTGAAAGAGAAAAACGAAGAGTGA
- a CDS encoding aspartate--tRNA ligase, which translates to MDDRNTELGMDSLGDWRRTHTCADLGPKQLGQEACLMGWVQYRRDHGGLIFIDLRDRHGLTQVVFSPEVAPEAHARAHVLRTEFVLAIKGVVRARPDDMVNSKLATGAIEVYVTEFKLLNTAKTPPFPIEDRVDVSENLRLKYRFLDLRRKAMADNLILRSRVSQSVRRYLDELGFLEIETPVLTKSTPEGARDFLVPSRVNQGQFYALPQSPQLFKQLLMCGGMDRYFQIVKCFRDEDLRADRQPEFTQIDIEMSFVDEEQVMGMAEGMIVRVLREALGQELAQPIPRMKYEQAMAEYGVDKPDIRFGLKLTDVTEIVRGSEFKLFATAALIKALPVPGGAELSRKEIDDYTEFVKIYGAQGLAWIKIKEDGWQSPIAKFLSDAERAGLTEALDLKPGDIVFFQAGAPDMVNSALGNLRLKLGERFGLIPEGTFAPLWVTDFPLLEWDPEAKRWVAMHHPFTAPKDMGALAADPGKAVARAYDLVLNGTEVGGGSIRIHNPETQQQMFAALGIDAEEAQAKFGFLLDALVFGAPPHGGIAFGLDRLIMLLTGAKSIRDVIAFPKTQKATCLMTEAPSTVENTQLRDLGLRLREKPKE; encoded by the coding sequence ATGGATGACAGAAACACGGAACTCGGGATGGACTCCCTCGGCGACTGGCGCAGGACCCACACCTGTGCGGACCTGGGACCTAAGCAGCTGGGCCAGGAAGCCTGCCTCATGGGCTGGGTGCAATACCGCCGCGACCACGGCGGACTGATTTTCATCGACCTGCGAGACCGCCACGGCCTGACTCAGGTCGTCTTCTCCCCTGAGGTCGCACCCGAGGCGCACGCCCGCGCCCACGTGCTGCGCACGGAATTCGTCCTGGCCATCAAGGGCGTGGTGCGCGCACGTCCCGACGACATGGTCAACTCCAAGCTGGCCACGGGCGCCATCGAAGTCTACGTGACCGAGTTCAAGCTCCTGAACACGGCCAAGACACCGCCCTTCCCCATCGAGGATCGGGTCGACGTGTCCGAGAACCTGCGCCTCAAGTACCGCTTTCTGGACCTGCGCCGCAAGGCCATGGCCGACAATCTGATCTTAAGGAGCCGCGTCTCCCAGTCCGTGCGCCGTTATCTGGACGAGCTCGGATTCCTTGAAATCGAGACCCCGGTCCTGACCAAGTCCACCCCCGAGGGCGCACGCGATTTCCTGGTGCCGAGCCGCGTCAACCAGGGCCAGTTCTATGCGCTGCCGCAGTCGCCGCAGCTCTTCAAGCAGCTGCTCATGTGCGGCGGAATGGACCGCTATTTCCAGATCGTCAAATGCTTCCGCGACGAGGACCTGCGCGCCGACCGCCAGCCCGAGTTCACCCAGATCGACATTGAGATGTCCTTTGTGGACGAAGAGCAGGTCATGGGCATGGCCGAGGGCATGATCGTCCGCGTGCTGCGCGAAGCCCTGGGCCAGGAGCTCGCCCAGCCCATCCCGCGCATGAAGTACGAGCAGGCCATGGCCGAATACGGCGTGGACAAACCGGACATCCGCTTTGGCCTGAAGCTCACCGACGTGACCGAAATCGTGCGCGGCTCGGAGTTCAAGCTCTTCGCCACGGCAGCCCTGATAAAAGCCTTGCCCGTACCCGGCGGCGCCGAACTTTCGCGCAAGGAGATCGACGACTACACCGAGTTCGTCAAGATTTACGGCGCCCAGGGCCTGGCCTGGATCAAGATCAAGGAGGACGGCTGGCAGTCCCCCATCGCCAAGTTTCTGAGCGATGCCGAACGGGCCGGGCTGACCGAGGCCCTGGATCTCAAGCCCGGCGATATCGTCTTCTTCCAGGCGGGAGCCCCGGACATGGTCAATAGCGCGCTTGGCAACCTGCGCCTCAAACTCGGCGAACGCTTTGGCCTCATCCCCGAGGGCACCTTCGCGCCCCTGTGGGTCACGGATTTCCCGCTCCTGGAATGGGACCCCGAGGCAAAACGCTGGGTGGCCATGCACCACCCCTTCACCGCACCCAAGGACATGGGCGCACTGGCTGCCGATCCCGGTAAGGCCGTGGCCCGCGCCTATGACCTCGTGCTGAATGGCACCGAGGTCGGCGGCGGCTCCATCCGCATCCACAACCCCGAGACCCAGCAGCAGATGTTTGCCGCGCTCGGCATAGATGCCGAGGAAGCCCAGGCAAAGTTCGGCTTTCTGCTCGACGCCCTGGTCTTCGGCGCACCGCCCCATGGCGGCATTGCCTTCGGACTGGACCGTCTGATCATGCTCCTGACCGGAGCCAAGTCCATCCGCGACGTCATCGCCTTCCCCAAGACTCAGAAGGCGACCTGCCTCATGACCGAGGCCCCGTCGACGGTCGAAAACACACAGTTGCGCGATCTGGGACTGCGCCTCCGGGAAAAGCCCAAAGAGTAA
- a CDS encoding histidine--tRNA ligase, with translation MSKIQKIKGFSDLFCPESTVHTLMENLARQVFGTYGCQEVRVPILEKTELFARSIGEETDVVQKEMYTFADRKGRSLTMRPEATAGVLRAFIESGQCGSEGTTKLFACGPMFRYERPQKGRLRQFHQLDVEVLGTDAPQADAEVVLMLWTFLCKLGLKNLSLELNSLGCPECRPVFHQRLRDFLSGVDQSKLCEDCKRRSETNPLRVLDCKVPTCKELVDGAPSITDSLCPGCDEHFAQVRDILDSAQLPYRLNERLVRGLDYYQRTTFEVVSGEIGAQTAVAGGGRYDGLIKQLGGPDLPGIGFACGMERLALLYGQAQIPTPDFYLAVLDSRALNTALLLAQRMRERGFAGEVSFEARSIKAQMRQANKLGVKTCLILGQDEMEKGQIVVKDMATGVQKNIGQDDLEQALGFRKP, from the coding sequence ATGTCTAAAATTCAGAAAATTAAAGGCTTTTCTGACCTCTTCTGCCCGGAGAGCACGGTCCACACCCTGATGGAAAATCTGGCCCGCCAGGTTTTCGGCACGTATGGATGCCAGGAAGTGCGCGTACCCATACTGGAGAAAACAGAGCTGTTCGCCCGCTCCATCGGCGAGGAAACCGACGTCGTGCAAAAGGAAATGTATACCTTCGCCGACCGCAAGGGACGCTCACTGACCATGCGCCCCGAAGCCACGGCCGGGGTGCTGCGCGCCTTCATCGAATCAGGCCAGTGCGGATCCGAGGGCACGACCAAGCTTTTTGCCTGCGGACCCATGTTCCGCTACGAGCGCCCGCAAAAAGGCCGCCTGCGCCAGTTTCACCAGCTCGACGTCGAGGTCCTGGGCACGGATGCGCCCCAGGCCGACGCCGAGGTCGTGCTCATGCTCTGGACCTTCCTGTGCAAACTGGGCCTCAAGAATCTCTCCCTGGAACTCAACTCACTGGGCTGCCCCGAGTGCCGGCCGGTCTTTCACCAGCGTCTGCGGGACTTCCTGTCCGGGGTGGATCAGTCGAAGCTGTGCGAGGACTGCAAGCGCCGCAGCGAAACCAACCCCCTGCGCGTGCTGGACTGCAAGGTCCCGACCTGCAAGGAACTGGTCGACGGCGCCCCGAGCATCACCGACTCCCTGTGCCCCGGATGCGACGAACATTTCGCCCAGGTGCGCGACATCCTGGACAGCGCCCAGCTTCCCTACCGCCTGAACGAGCGACTGGTGCGCGGCCTTGACTACTACCAGCGCACCACCTTCGAAGTCGTCTCCGGAGAGATCGGCGCGCAGACCGCAGTGGCCGGCGGAGGCCGTTACGACGGACTGATCAAGCAGCTCGGCGGCCCCGACCTGCCGGGCATCGGATTCGCCTGCGGCATGGAACGTCTGGCCCTGCTCTACGGGCAGGCCCAGATCCCGACCCCGGACTTCTATCTGGCGGTGCTCGACTCCCGCGCCCTGAACACGGCCCTGCTCCTGGCCCAGCGCATGCGCGAGCGGGGCTTCGCCGGAGAGGTCTCCTTCGAGGCCCGCAGCATCAAGGCCCAGATGCGCCAGGCCAACAAGCTCGGCGTCAAGACCTGCCTGATCCTGGGTCAGGACGAAATGGAAAAGGGCCAGATCGTGGTCAAGGACATGGCCACGGGCGTGCAGAAGAATATCGGCCAGGATGATCTGGAGCAGGCCCTGGGCTTTCGCAAGCCCTAG
- a CDS encoding molybdopterin-guanine dinucleotide biosynthesis protein MobB yields the protein MFKAVSVVGFKKSGKTTLVLDLARELTVRGRKVAVVKFTHHGLDLEGTDTSRFAQECVSVAGIGPKTTTLLWNSARQLQDIFPLLDADIVLVEGGKSLTWLPRIVVLGSGEDESMLDNGLALASHGTGALPGVRRIDSIADLATLADSRAFSLPGLDCGACGRDSCLALAREIVTGTADEDFCVAMHAKLSIRVGGRRLALNPFLDRLVTGTIRGLLTELKGNVPGQKVEIILE from the coding sequence ATGTTCAAGGCTGTTTCAGTGGTGGGCTTCAAGAAATCAGGCAAGACCACGCTTGTGCTTGACCTTGCCCGTGAATTGACGGTGCGGGGCCGCAAGGTGGCAGTGGTCAAGTTTACCCATCACGGGCTGGACCTCGAGGGCACGGACACGTCCCGTTTTGCGCAGGAGTGCGTCAGCGTTGCAGGTATCGGTCCCAAGACCACGACCCTGCTCTGGAATTCTGCGCGGCAGCTGCAGGACATATTTCCCCTGCTCGATGCGGACATCGTGCTGGTCGAAGGAGGGAAATCCCTGACCTGGCTGCCCCGGATCGTGGTTCTGGGCTCCGGAGAAGACGAGTCCATGCTGGACAACGGCTTGGCCCTGGCTTCCCATGGGACGGGGGCATTGCCCGGTGTGCGCAGGATCGACTCCATCGCGGATCTGGCCACGCTTGCCGACAGCCGGGCCTTTTCCCTGCCCGGCCTTGATTGCGGAGCCTGCGGCAGGGATTCCTGCCTGGCTCTGGCGCGGGAAATCGTGACCGGCACGGCCGACGAGGATTTCTGCGTGGCCATGCATGCCAAGCTCAGCATACGGGTCGGAGGCAGGCGTCTTGCTCTGAATCCTTTTCTCGACAGGCTGGTCACGGGAACCATCCGCGGACTTCTGACCGAACTCAAGGGCAATGTGCCTGGGCAGAAGGTTGAAATCATCCTGGAATAA
- a CDS encoding chloride channel protein yields MRRDPAESDRIMAMGRWLLNFVLIGVVSGLGAVLFHLLCEGGNFLFMDMLAGYHPPAPAGERHLLPSTGNEFNRYMLFVLPALGGLISGWLVYTFAPEAEGHGTDGAIDAYHRKAGHIRGRVPIIKTLASAITLTSGGSGGREGPIAQIGAGFGSFLATRLKLSDRDRRIMLAAGMAAGVGSIFRAPLAGALFAAEVLYRDPEIEGDVIIPAGLSSVVAYCIFCMFFGWGNLFRAPQMAFSNPLALGPYTVLALVLTAVGWLYVTSFHRITAFFRSLRMPRHFRPALGGLAVGVIGFWLPQTLGFGYGFVQMALDGDASLWLLGTVCFGKILTTSLTIGSGGSGGVFGPSVVIGGAAGALVGIFFHHFMPSVVPQPAAFVLVGMAGFFTGVSNTPISTIIFISEMSNSYQLLLPSLLVCSLTYLLSKRWTIYTSQVDGPVDSPAHAGTLFVDVLQKLKVSELQDRLTPPCLIPQNMTLASFKERFRSTKEHYFPVVDGNERMIGIFSVNDVREFLFEPGLDSLVVMSELGTREVISTTLDEDLNSVFSKVTVKNIDSIPVVRDDAPDIVVGMLSRRTIIDFYNKRLATLRQRGEKG; encoded by the coding sequence ATGCGCAGAGACCCGGCTGAATCCGACCGGATCATGGCCATGGGCAGGTGGTTGCTGAATTTTGTGCTTATCGGCGTGGTCAGCGGCTTGGGGGCTGTTCTTTTTCATTTGCTGTGTGAAGGCGGCAATTTTCTTTTCATGGACATGCTGGCCGGCTACCATCCGCCTGCGCCAGCCGGTGAGCGTCACCTGCTGCCAAGCACCGGCAACGAGTTCAACAGATACATGCTCTTCGTTCTTCCGGCCCTCGGCGGCCTGATCAGCGGCTGGCTGGTCTATACGTTTGCGCCGGAGGCCGAGGGGCACGGCACGGACGGTGCCATTGACGCCTATCACCGCAAGGCGGGGCACATCCGCGGGCGCGTGCCCATCATCAAGACCCTGGCCTCGGCCATAACCCTGACCTCCGGCGGGTCTGGCGGACGTGAAGGTCCCATCGCCCAGATCGGAGCCGGTTTCGGATCCTTTCTGGCCACGCGCCTGAAGCTTTCGGACCGGGACCGGCGGATCATGCTGGCTGCGGGCATGGCCGCCGGGGTGGGCAGCATTTTCAGGGCCCCGCTGGCCGGAGCCCTGTTCGCGGCCGAGGTGCTTTACCGCGACCCTGAAATAGAAGGGGATGTGATCATCCCTGCCGGTTTGTCCTCGGTGGTGGCTTACTGCATTTTCTGCATGTTTTTCGGTTGGGGGAATCTTTTCCGGGCCCCGCAGATGGCGTTCTCGAATCCCCTGGCGCTGGGTCCGTATACGGTTCTGGCTCTTGTTCTGACCGCCGTAGGCTGGCTTTATGTGACCAGCTTTCATCGCATCACCGCCTTTTTCAGATCGCTTCGCATGCCCCGGCATTTTCGCCCGGCCCTTGGGGGCCTGGCCGTTGGCGTGATCGGCTTCTGGCTGCCCCAGACCCTGGGTTTTGGATACGGCTTCGTGCAGATGGCCCTGGATGGCGACGCGTCGCTGTGGTTGTTGGGGACGGTCTGCTTTGGCAAAATCCTGACCACTTCGCTGACGATCGGTTCAGGCGGTTCGGGCGGCGTGTTCGGTCCTTCCGTGGTGATCGGCGGGGCCGCCGGTGCGTTGGTCGGGATTTTCTTCCATCATTTCATGCCCTCGGTTGTTCCGCAGCCTGCGGCCTTCGTGCTGGTGGGCATGGCCGGATTTTTTACCGGGGTATCCAACACGCCCATCTCGACCATCATCTTCATCAGCGAGATGAGCAATTCCTATCAGTTGCTGTTGCCAAGTCTGCTGGTCTGTTCCCTGACCTATTTGCTGTCCAAACGCTGGACCATCTACACGTCGCAGGTTGACGGACCGGTCGACTCTCCGGCTCATGCCGGGACGCTGTTCGTCGACGTGCTGCAGAAGCTTAAAGTCAGTGAATTGCAAGACCGCCTGACCCCGCCCTGTCTCATTCCGCAGAACATGACCCTGGCCAGTTTCAAGGAGCGCTTTCGCTCCACAAAGGAGCATTATTTCCCCGTGGTGGATGGGAATGAACGCATGATCGGAATCTTCTCCGTCAATGATGTGCGTGAATTTCTTTTTGAACCGGGTCTTGACTCTCTGGTGGTCATGTCGGAATTAGGTACAAGAGAAGTCATATCCACCACACTTGACGAGGATCTCAATTCAGTATTTTCCAAAGTGACGGTGAAGAATATTGACTCCATACCGGTGGTTCGGGATGATGCCCCCGACATTGTGGTGGGAATGCTCAGCAGAAGAACCATCATCGACTTTTACAACAAGCGCTTGGCCACGCTCCGTCAGCGCGGGGAAAAGGGGTGA
- a CDS encoding molybdopterin synthase sulfur carrier subunit, translated as MKIRIKCFATLGDHTPESGSLQLAEGATVMDAMTLVGLKEEDVKLIFVNSKSAALDTVLADDDQLGIFPAVGGG; from the coding sequence ATGAAGATACGGATCAAATGTTTTGCGACTCTTGGCGACCATACGCCGGAAAGCGGCAGTCTGCAGTTGGCCGAGGGCGCGACGGTCATGGACGCCATGACCCTGGTCGGGCTCAAGGAGGAGGATGTGAAGCTGATTTTCGTCAACAGCAAGAGCGCGGCGCTTGATACCGTGCTGGCCGATGACGACCAGCTGGGCATTTTTCCGGCGGTGGGAGGGGGATGA